The Polyangium mundeleinium genome contains the following window.
GCGATCGCGTTCTTCGACTCGGCCTGGATCGTCTTGATGAGGTCCGCGATCTCCTTGGTGCTGCCACCCGCGCGATCGGCAAGCTCTTTGATCTCGTCGGCGACGACGGCGAAGCCCTTTCCGTGCTCGCCGGCCTGCGCCGAGAGGATCGCGGCGTTCAGCGCGAGCAGGTTCGTCTGCTCGGCGACGTCGTCGATGACCGCGAGGATCTGGCCGATCGCCTCGATGCGGAAGCCGAGGTTCGAGATGACGCTCACCGCCTCCTGGCTCGACTCCTTGATGCGGTAGATCTCGCTGATCGTCTTCAGGATCGCCTCGGCGCCCTTCTCGGCGTCCATGGCGACTTCCTCGGACAGACGCGCCGTCTCGTTCGCGTTCGACTGAACCTGGTCGATGGACACGTCCATCTGGTTCATCGAGGAGCTCGTCTCCTCGGCCGTCAGCGAGAGGCCGTCGACGTTCTTCGCGACCTCGCGGATCGAGTAGGCCATCTCCTCGATCGAGGAGACCGTCTCGCGCACGCTCGCCGCGAGCTCACCGACGTTCTCCGCGACCTCGTCGCTCGTCGCCGTCATCTCAAGGATGCTCGACGAGGACTCTTCCGCGCTCGTCGCGAGCATCTCGATGGACTGCGAGAAGCTCGACAGCGAGGCGTTGATGTCGCGCGCGTGCGCCGTCGCCTGCTCGGCCGAGGAGAGCACGGTGCCGAGGCCGTCGCCGAGCCGCGGCAGGTACTCGTCGATGACGCCGAGCGCCTCGCCGAGCTCCGCGCGCCGCTTCTGCTCGCGCTGCTCCGAGCCGCTGAGGCGCTCGCCGATCGACGCGAGCTCCATGTAGATCCGCGCGACCTCGGGCTTCGCGCCCACTGGCGCGCGAACACGCTCGCCCTCGCCGGCGCGTTGCACGGCGTTGACGATCTCGCCTTCGAGGATCTGCATCGCTTCGGCGAGCTCGGCGCGACGCTTCTGCTCGCGCTGCTCGGCCTGGGTGAGGCGCTCGCCGATCGAGGAGAGCTCCATGAAGATGCGCGCCACCTCCGGCTTCGCGCCGGGCGGGGGACGGACACGCTCGCCCTCGGCGACGCGCTGGACCGCGTCGATCACGTCGGCCTCGACGTTCGCCAGCGTCTCGGCGAGCTCGCCCTTGCGCTGGGTCTCGCGTTGCTCGGCGGTCTGCGCGCGCTGCTCGGCGGCCGAGAGCCCTTGCTCCGCGGCGATCGCGCGCTGCTCGGCGGCCGAGATCCGCGCTTCAAGCGACTGGAGCCGCTGCTCGGCACTGCCGGCGCGCTGCTCGGCGGCGCTCGCGCGCTCCTCGGCGAACTGGACCTTCTTGTCCGCGTCTTTCGTCGCGTCGCGGATCACCTCGGCGACGCCCGAGAGCTCCGCGTAGATGCGCGCCATCTCGGGCTTCGCGCCTGCCGGAGCGCGCATGCGCTCGCCGGACGCGGCGCGACCGAGGGCTTCGATCACCTCGTCGACGTTCACGCCGCTCGTGCCTGCGTTCTGCTCGAGCTTTGCGACCTCTTCGTTGAGCTCCGAGGTCTTCCTCGAGAGACGCTGGATCTCCTCGTAGACCTCCGCGAGCTCTCCGGTCACGCCTTCGGGCAACGCTGGCTTCTTGCCGCGAGCTGCGGCCTTCAGCGCGTCGACGAGTCCGCCGAGCTTGACGCTCGCGCCCTGGGACGCGCTGGCGACGAACATCGCGACCGCGGCGCTGAGGCCTATCAGGTAGAAGAGCTCGGACGTGAAGTCCTTGAGGAAGGACTTGGATCCGATGCCGAAGAGGACGGCGGCGACGAGGACGACGGCGGGGGGGCCGAGCTGCCTTGAGTTCATGGTCTGACGCGGCTTGCGGGTGGCGCGGATCGGGCGACGCTCCGGCCGAGGGGCAGGCGCGAGCCGACACGCGAACGCTCGCCGAGGTTAAGAGCGCCGGGGCCTCCGGTGCAAGGAGAGGGATCATTTCCTCGCGATCGAGGCCTAGGACCCGCCCCGATTCCCGGCCCCCTCGCCGCCCCTGCGCCGAGAATCCCCCGCCCCCTCAGGCTTTTGCGCCGGCGTGCTGTAGTCCGGCGACGTCCCGAAGGGCTTGTCGTATCCGCGACGATGCGGAGGTCTGCGGGTCGGGACACTGTCGTCCGATCCGATGAACGTGCCGCACCCCACAAGCATCCCGGAAAGAAGCAGCAACCCGACGAGTCTCCTCATGGCTGAGCCCTCCCTGCGCTGATGTTCGGAACCCCGAATTCCGTGGACGTCGGCGGCCCGGGGCACCCTACGGCGCGAGTGTAGAAATTTTCGCTGCATGAAGTCTCACGCGCGAGGGACGTTGCAGCGCGCGGGCGCGCGGGCGCCTATGATGCGGGCCGTTCTGAGGCCTCTTCGCCCGTGACCCTCGCTGCCCGGCTGCTCCTCGCCTTCGGCCTCGTCGCGATCTTCGCCGCGGCGCTCGTGGGTCTGTCGCTGCGCGACGCCTCGCGTCAGATCATCGAGAGCGACTTCGAGGACCGGATCGAGGCCGCCGCGGTGGGCGTGCGTCGCGAGCTCGCGCGGGAGGCACGCGCGCTCGAAGGATTGCTCGGGCCGCTCTGCGCGCACGACACGTTCGTGGACAAAGCGCATCTCCTGCTCGAACGCGCGCGGGGCGACGAGGCCGCGATCGAGTCGGACGCGCGGATCTCGATGCGGCACTTCGTCCCCGATCAGGCACGCGCGCTCGGGCTCGATGACCTCGTGCTCGTCACCGACAAGGGCCTGATCCTCGCAGCCTCGGACGTCGCGCGCACGGGCACGAAGGCCCCCGATCTCGCGAAGCTCTTGCGATCCCCGACGGGCGGAGCCCCGCGGCTTCGGCCCGATCCGAAGGGCGGCGAGGCTTCCCTCGAAGTGCACTGCGCGCGCTCGGGCGGCGGCGTCGAGGTCGGGCTCGTGGGCGCGCGTCGCGTCGGCAAGATCCTCGAACGCATCGGCGCCTCGCACGGCGTCGAGCTGCGCGTCGAAGGGCCCGAGCGCGTGAAGATGGTGGGCGACGCGGTCGTCAGGCCGATCGACGTCGCCGAGGTCCCGGGCCTGCGCGTCGTGGCCATCGCCACGCGCGACAAGCTCCACGGCGCGCTCGCGAAGCTCGATCGCGCGATGCTCTTCGCCGGCTCCGTCGCGCTCGTGCTCGGCCTCGCCATCGCGTTCGTCCTCGCGCGAAGCCTCTCGCGCCCGCTCGTCGAGCTCGCCCGCGAGACGCGCGAGGTCGTGGCCGGCGCGCCGCGCACCGTGAAGGGTCGCGGAGGCCGCGAGCTGACCGACCTCGCCGACGCCTGGAACCGCACGATCGCCGAGCTCGCCGCGATCCGCAGGCGCCTCGCCGCGACGGAGAGGATCGCCGCGCAGCGCGAGGTCGCGCGCCAGATCGCGCACGAGATCAAGAACCCGCTCGCCCCGATCCGCGCTGCCGTCGAGACGCTGCGCAGGCTCCGCGCCCGCGAAGATCCCGCGTTCGACGAGTACTTCGAGGAGGCGACGGTCACGGTCCTCCAAGAGGTCCACCGGATCGCGAACATCGTCACCGAGTTCACCCGCTTCGCGCGTCTGCCCCCGCCGAACCCCGAGCCGATCGATCTCGTGTCCGTGGTGAAGGGCGTGGTCACGCTGCATGCCTCTGCGGGTGAAGGCGTCGAGCGTACGGGGACGCGGCGGGTCGAGCTTTCGTCCGAGCCGATCCCGAAGGTGATGGCCGACCGTGATCAGATGGTGCAGGTGCTGACCAACCTGATCCAGAACGGCCTCGACGCGGCGAGCGCCGTGCGTCCCGACCCGCGTGTGCTCGTGACGATCGGCCCGCTTTCGGAGAACAAGGTCCGTATCGTCGTGCGCGACAACGGCCCGGGCGTACCTGCGGAGATGGTGCCGCGGCTCTTCGAGGCGTACGCGACGACCAAGGAAAAGGGGACCGGCCTCGGCCTGGCGATCGTCCAGCGCATCGTGTTCGAGCACGGCGGAGAAATCGCCTACCGCGAGGCGAAAAAGGGCGGCGCGGTCTTCGAGGTCTGGCTGCCCGTGTCCGGACCGCCGCTGCTCGACAAACCGCCGGCCGTCGAGACCACGCTCCGCGGGCCGGACAAGGCCGCCTAGAACCCAGGCCAAGCCCGGACGATTCCCCCCAAGGCAAAGCGCGCTTCACGATCTCGCAGAGCACCGAATGGTTCTGCGCTCTGAAGCCTCCGCGCTGGCGAGCGTCGATCGCCTCTGGCATGGTCCGGCCATGCGAAGTTCGACGGCACGCGTTGCGTTCGCCCTCTCGCTCGTGGCTCTCACGTCGATCACGCCGGGTTGCGGCGGCGCGCCTCCGAAGCAGTCGCGTACGTCGCGCCCGAAGCCCACGCTCGGCCCCACCACGAACCCCAAGCCCGCCACGACGATCCAGGGCCCTGCGCTCTTGCCCTCGTACGTCATCACGCGGCTCGACGACGAGAACACGGCGCCGTACATCGCGCGACGCGGCGACGACACGCTCGTCTTCTACGACGCGCGCGGCCGGCTCTACACGCGTCTTTGCGGACCGGAAGGGAAGCCCAGGACGGCCGAGCCCATCGACGTCGGCCCCGCCGCGGCCGAGATCCCGGTCGCGGCGGTCGAGGCCGTCGGCGACGGCTACCTCGCCGCGTGGGTCGAGGGCATGAAGAGCAACGCCGCGGTGAAGATCCTGTCCCTCGACGCCACGGGTGCCGCGCGCGGCGCGCCCATCACGCTCGCACAGTCGGCCGACGAGGTGAGCTGGGTCGAAATCGTCGCGGGGCCGAGCTCGGCGCTCGTCGTCTGGGAGGTGCCGCGCGACGACCATTTCGACGTGCTCGCGGCGCCCGTGACACCTGGAAAAACCCCCGCTGCCGCCGTCGTCCTCGCGCACGACGCCCTCGGCTGGGATCTCGTCGCGACCGAGCGCGGCGCGGCGATCGCGAGCGTCGTCGCCGGCACAAATGGCGCACAGAACGAGGCCGAGCAAGGCCGCGTCGGCCGCGTGCTCTACGCCGACGTCGATCTCTCGGGGAAGGTCTCGGCGCCCGTCGTCGTGAACCCCGAGGCCACGGCGCAGAACGACATCATCGTGGGCCGCGCGGGCAGCCGCACGCTCATCGGCTGGACCGACGTCCGCAACATCGACTCCAGCGTGTACGTCGCGGCCGTCGAGCCCGGCGGCAAGATCGTCACGCCTCCGAAGCGCGCGACCACGCCGGTCGGCGAACAGGCGCTCGTCTCGCTCGTCTCGGGCGCGGGCGCGGGCAAACGCGCGCTGCTCGCGTGGGAGGATCTGCTGCGCTCGCCGCGCGATGGACGCCTCATCCACCTCGCCACGATGGACCCCGACGGCAAGCTCGGCGCCGAGCGCGCGACGCTTGTCTTCAGCTCGAGCGGCCCGCCCGACATCACCGCCGACGGCGACGGCTTCGCCGCGCTCACGCTCGCGCCCGCCTCGACCGGCGCGGGCCCGCTGCCCAAGGACACGCCGATCTGGCCTGCGTTCGTGCGCTTCGGTCCCGACCTCCAGGTTCGCGCCTCCGAGCCCGTGCGCGCCGAGCCCTTCGCGAGCAACGAGGGCATCCCCTACCTCACCCGAAGTTTGTCCTGCCACTCCGGCGCTTGCCTCATGCTCGCGTCGAGCGAGGGCACGCCCGCGACGCTCGCGGCGGTCAGCTTGCCTGTGCGGCAGAGCCCTTGGCGCGCGCCGGCTTCGCGTGATCCCGAGGAGACCCCGCCGCGCCCGCTCGGCGTCACTGCCCTCTACGACGGCGAGCACCTCGCCCGCGTGGCCGCGACGGAGCACCCCTCCGGCGGCTCGCTCGCTGCGTGGGTCACCTACCACATCGAAGGCAATGGTGACCGCGACGGCGGCAAGCCAACGCGCAAGGACGACCCGCTCGCCACCGCCTTCGTGCGCGCCGTCTCCGCGGCCGGCGTTCCTGGAAAAACCCAGGTTCTCTCCCGCCGCGCGCTCTCGATCGGCGGCGTCGCGATCGCCTCCGCGCCGGGCGGCAAGACCGAAGAGAGCGCGCTCGTCTGGGCCGCGCGTGACAAGAACGAAGCGCAGGTCCAGATCGCCAAGCTCGGCCCCGAGGGCGACAAACTCGCGCAAAAACCGCTCACCACGATCGCGCGCAAGCCGAGCAAGGACGGCGTTCCGAGCGAGGTCTCCGACGTCGCCGTCGCCTACGCGCCGCCGTCCGATCCGGGCAAGAGCACCGACGACGGCTTCATCGTCGCCTGGGTCGACACGCGCGACGGCAACGCCGAGGTCTATGCCGCGCGCGTCGATCGCACGCTTCGCAAGGTCGTCCAGGACCGACGCATCACCGAGGCCCCGGGCGACTCGGCCGAAGTGCAGATCGCAGTGCGCGGCAAGGAGACGTTCCTCGTGTGGTCGGATGCGCGCAGCAACCCCGACGAGGGCGCCGGCGACATCCACGTCGTCCGCCTCGACACGCGCACGCTCCAGAAGGTCGGCCCCGAGACGCGCCTCTACGCTTCCCCCGCGCACTCACGCTCGCCCTCGGTCGCGCTCGCCGGCGATCGCGTCGTCGTCGCGTGGATCGAGGAAGCCGCTCCCGACGCGAAGCCCGAAGCGTCCGAGG
Protein-coding sequences here:
- a CDS encoding methyl-accepting chemotaxis protein, with the translated sequence MNSRQLGPPAVVLVAAVLFGIGSKSFLKDFTSELFYLIGLSAAVAMFVASASQGASVKLGGLVDALKAAARGKKPALPEGVTGELAEVYEEIQRLSRKTSELNEEVAKLEQNAGTSGVNVDEVIEALGRAASGERMRAPAGAKPEMARIYAELSGVAEVIRDATKDADKKVQFAEERASAAEQRAGSAEQRLQSLEARISAAEQRAIAAEQGLSAAEQRAQTAEQRETQRKGELAETLANVEADVIDAVQRVAEGERVRPPPGAKPEVARIFMELSSIGERLTQAEQREQKRRAELAEAMQILEGEIVNAVQRAGEGERVRAPVGAKPEVARIYMELASIGERLSGSEQREQKRRAELGEALGVIDEYLPRLGDGLGTVLSSAEQATAHARDINASLSSFSQSIEMLATSAEESSSSILEMTATSDEVAENVGELAASVRETVSSIEEMAYSIREVAKNVDGLSLTAEETSSSMNQMDVSIDQVQSNANETARLSEEVAMDAEKGAEAILKTISEIYRIKESSQEAVSVISNLGFRIEAIGQILAVIDDVAEQTNLLALNAAILSAQAGEHGKGFAVVADEIKELADRAGGSTKEIADLIKTIQAESKNAIAAVERGAHNVDRGVEVSNEAERALKKILDSSQKSTNMVRAIARATVEQAKGSKQVTDAIGRIAETVQQIAAATAEQARGSELIMKSAEKMRTITQHVERSSQEQARGGRQMTSSIEQISAMVNNLNASQRNQNRGFEQLLDASKKIEEAARIQEQTMRQLGNAVERVRRSIGA
- a CDS encoding sensor histidine kinase, with translation MTLAARLLLAFGLVAIFAAALVGLSLRDASRQIIESDFEDRIEAAAVGVRRELAREARALEGLLGPLCAHDTFVDKAHLLLERARGDEAAIESDARISMRHFVPDQARALGLDDLVLVTDKGLILAASDVARTGTKAPDLAKLLRSPTGGAPRLRPDPKGGEASLEVHCARSGGGVEVGLVGARRVGKILERIGASHGVELRVEGPERVKMVGDAVVRPIDVAEVPGLRVVAIATRDKLHGALAKLDRAMLFAGSVALVLGLAIAFVLARSLSRPLVELARETREVVAGAPRTVKGRGGRELTDLADAWNRTIAELAAIRRRLAATERIAAQREVARQIAHEIKNPLAPIRAAVETLRRLRAREDPAFDEYFEEATVTVLQEVHRIANIVTEFTRFARLPPPNPEPIDLVSVVKGVVTLHASAGEGVERTGTRRVELSSEPIPKVMADRDQMVQVLTNLIQNGLDAASAVRPDPRVLVTIGPLSENKVRIVVRDNGPGVPAEMVPRLFEAYATTKEKGTGLGLAIVQRIVFEHGGEIAYREAKKGGAVFEVWLPVSGPPLLDKPPAVETTLRGPDKAA